The Polyangium aurulentum genomic interval GGGCAGCGAGCTGTTCGAGCAGATCTGCGAGACCCCGGAATACTACGTGACCCGCACGGAAGCGGCGATCCTGGGCCGCTCGGCGAGCAAGATCCGAGCGGCGACGGGGCCCGTGGCGATCGTGGAGCTCGGGGCGGGGAGCGCGGTGAAGACCGATCGGATCCTCGCGGCATACACGGAGGGCGGACAGCATGTCCGATACGTGCCCGTCGACGTGAGCCCCTCGGCGCTCGCGGGGGCCGCGACGCGCATCGGGGAGCGCTTTCCGAGCGTGGAGCTTTCGCCGCACGTGGGCACGTACGAGGAGGCGATCCTGATGGCGGCGATGAGCTCGCCGAGCATGTGCGTGTTCCTCGGCTCGAGCATCGGCAACCTCGACGGTGCCGAGGCGCATGCATTCTGGGAGATGGTCTCGAAGAGCCTCGCGCCCGGCGATTTCTTCCTGCTCGGCGTGGATCTCGTGAAAGACCGGGCGGCGCTCGAGGCGGCGTACAACGACGCGGCGGGGGTGACGGCGGAGTTCACCCGCAACATCTTCGTGCGAATGAACCGAGAGCTCGGCGCTGGGCTCGACGTGGACCGGATCGAGCACGTCGCGCGCTGGTCGGAGACGCACCGGAGAATCGAGATATGGGGAGCGTTCCACTCGACGCAGCGCGCGAGCCTCGCGCCGATCGGGCAGAGCGTCGAGATCCGCGCGGGCGAGCAGGTGCTCGTCGAGATCAGCCGCAAGTTCGTCCTGGAGGACGTCTCGGCGCACCTCGAGGGCTATGGGCTGCAGACGGTGGAGGTGTTCACGGACGAGGGGAGAGCATTCGGGCTATTGCTCTTGCGGAGGCGGGGAGAGTAGGGTTTCAGGCGCCACACGTGCGGGCAGGGCCGCGGCACCGTCGACGAATGCCGGTGGTGCTCGGGCTCCAGCTCATGTATGACCTGGCGCAGCGGCGCCGGCCGCAGGGAGCGTACGAGCACATGAGCAAGCGTTCGTTCGAGCAATCGAAGTCGGAAGGCGGCGTCCACCATCGGCTGGGGCTGCTCGTCGGGGATTGGGAGGGGACGACGCGGACCTGGTTCGAGCCGGGCAAGCTCGCGGACGAATCACCCTGGCGCGGCACGATTCGCCCCGTGCTCGACGGGCGCTTTGTGGTGCACGAGTACGAGGGCTCGCTCCAGGGAAAGCCCATGGCGGGAATGGCCATTCACGGCTACCACCTCGACGCCGACCGCTACGAGACGGCCTGGATCGATAGCTTTCACAACGGCACGGCGATCATGTTCTCCAAGGGCGCGGCCGGCGACGAGGCGCATCGCGTGCTCGGCAGCTATGGCGCGCCGCCCGGGCCTGCCTGGGGCTGGCGGACGGAGATCGAGCAACCCGAGCCGGATCGGCTGGTGATCACGCACTACAACGTGATGCCGGACGGGCAGGAGGCGAAGGCCGTCGAGACGGTTTACCAGCGGCGCCGCGCGCGCTGATTCCGGGACAAACTACGCCGAGCCGCCCGCGAGCTCGGCGATGGCTTTGACGAGCCACCCGATCCGCTGGACGAGCATCCACGCGATCACCGCGGTCCCCGCCGCAATCCCCGCGCCGCGCGCGACGCGCCGCCGGGACCACGCCTGCCTCCGCCACCACGCCGAGACCCGCGAGGGCATCCGCGCCGCGATTGCGCGCACGGAGGAGAGCCGCCCGCGCAGGCCCCGCTTCTCCGCGAGGAACGCGAGCCCGGCCAGGGCGGCGCCGCCCGCATAAAAAGCGCCGCCGAGGCCCCACAGCGCGAGCCCGAGCCCCACGCAGGCCGCGACACGGCCCGCGCGCATCGCCTTCGCGCGCAGAGGGGCGTCGTCCGAAAGCTTCGCCATGCCCATCCCGGCGGCGAGCAGGAGCGCGAGCCATAGCTCGAACGGCAAGAGCAGCCACCAGCGCACGAACGGGACCTCGACCCGCACCGCCTCGCCGGCCGCGACCCAGTAACGCCGATGCACGAGCTCGACGCCCGTCCGCGGCAGCTCCGAGCGCGCTCCCGCGCCGGAGGTCGAATTCGCGTCGTTTTGCGCCTCGCTCCCGTCCTCGTCCCAGCGGACCGCGCGCGTGAGGTGCGGGGGCTTGTGCCAGCTCGCGGCGCCCGCGTACGTCTGCGCGCCGACGGCTGCGCGGAGATCGCCGTAATGATTGTTTGCCGGCAAATAGAGCTGCCAGTGGAGGGTGGCGGCCGTCAGGTCGGTCGCCGGCAGCGCGAGCGCGCTCCTGCCGAGGATGCCGAGGGCCGGCGTCGTCGATTCGAGTACGACTTCGAGCGAGAATGGCTCCTGTCGCTCCTCGCCGCGCGAGCGTTTGAGGGGCAGGAGCAGCTCGCCCCGCTCGTTGCGGCTCCCCTCGACGGGCTCGCCGTCGAGCAGCGCCGAGCGGACCTCTGCGCCCTGGGGAAGCGTGAGCAGGAGGCTCGGGCGCAATGCATTGCGGAGCGTGATGCGCAGCTCGGTGAAGAGCTTGCCCTCCGGCGAAAGGACGCTGACCGCGTCGATCCGATCGATCGCGCCGTCCGAGAGCTCTTCCTCCGGGAGGCGCTCGATTGCGAGGTCGAGCGCGGGCTGTGCCTCGTGATGGCGATAAGCGCGCAGGATCGGGCTCACGGCGCTCCCCACGACGTCGCTCGGCAGCTGGCGCACGT includes:
- the egtD gene encoding L-histidine N(alpha)-methyltransferase, giving the protein MRGPATLRVRNEAVSTQVDPRVEFARAVHRGLTDGPRRLPFRYLYDERGSELFEQICETPEYYVTRTEAAILGRSASKIRAATGPVAIVELGAGSAVKTDRILAAYTEGGQHVRYVPVDVSPSALAGAATRIGERFPSVELSPHVGTYEEAILMAAMSSPSMCVFLGSSIGNLDGAEAHAFWEMVSKSLAPGDFFLLGVDLVKDRAALEAAYNDAAGVTAEFTRNIFVRMNRELGAGLDVDRIEHVARWSETHRRIEIWGAFHSTQRASLAPIGQSVEIRAGEQVLVEISRKFVLEDVSAHLEGYGLQTVEVFTDEGRAFGLLLLRRRGE
- a CDS encoding DUF1579 domain-containing protein, translated to MSKRSFEQSKSEGGVHHRLGLLVGDWEGTTRTWFEPGKLADESPWRGTIRPVLDGRFVVHEYEGSLQGKPMAGMAIHGYHLDADRYETAWIDSFHNGTAIMFSKGAAGDEAHRVLGSYGAPPGPAWGWRTEIEQPEPDRLVITHYNVMPDGQEAKAVETVYQRRRAR